One Palaemon carinicauda isolate YSFRI2023 chromosome 5, ASM3689809v2, whole genome shotgun sequence DNA window includes the following coding sequences:
- the LOC137641205 gene encoding uncharacterized protein, producing the protein MEKQIEQLAALVAKQAEMAHHAQEAATKREERLTAILEGFADTSGHHRNQSQARAVLAPHLSSSVSLKEFGSWRHKYEGHAVLTRMSSLSLAEQRSALISVLDDDWTRTLRYGLSLGDGADLKTILDAMELHLRNQRNVIVDRRDFHTRVQELHETFDDFLCGIKEIASFCDFCETCMDSRLRDRIVVGTRDEEALKRMLEEKKLTLQMAIDICRASENANASRAVIRGSEKYNVSRVSQYKQGQKAAHLKEQCFRCGGERHLDKMACKALNRDCKQCGKKGHFAVVCRSKGQPLSSQKKKTNNKSTFKPSKQNLYRVIGDVYSNCASSRPTPQICISTTHPKGSSSVMWTPDSGAETTVMGLGNAKSLGIHETSLEPIVMGGLIAAGRQPLTNMGTFEAFLILGNRSTTTVISVVKEVKGALLSWFDCIALGILPENFPEQIQHVTCSVSKPHIASRTRKVLEPQVISNTQDVVQSASTCNLVSVPMALPRWPHNRDPTEAERAEHAASIISAYPHVFDASATLREMQRGPMRIQLSADAHPFAVTAPRTIPYCWRSDIKAQLDDLLAKDIIGEVDYPTEWCHPMVPIAKKMGGVRLCVDLTRLNRYVRRPTYPVRSPHDAISSMDAGARWFTTLDAKMGYFQIKIAEEDQDLTCFITPWGRYKFKRAVMGLVSSDDEYNRQGDQALGDIPRTVKIVDDILVYDSSYRDHLAHVITLVQKCDKFGVTLNPDKIFFAQSNVEFCGYRINHEGYSVDSRKVRAIAEFPKPQNITDLRSFMGLTNQLGSFSSAIAAAAQPLRDLLKPRNEGCWTPQHDVAFKKTKEALIAPPVLAHFDASLPTMLQTDASKLQGMGFVLLQQHGEAWKLIQCGSRFLTDAETRYAVIEIEMAAVLWAVRKCSVYLAGLPYFDLVVDHRQLVPILNSKLLGEIENPRLQRMRMKLCRFTFAAR; encoded by the coding sequence ATGGAGAAGCAAATCGAGCAACTGGCAGCACTTGTGGCAAAGCAAGCAGAGATGGCTCATCATGCCCAAGAAGCAGCTACGAAAAGGGAAGAACGTTTAACCGCAATTCTAGAGGGTTTTGCTGATACCTCGGGACATCATAGGAATCAGTCTCAGGCAAGGGCAGTTCTTGCACCACACTTGTCGTCTTCTGTATCTCTTAAAGAGTTTGGTTCGTGGCGTCATAAGTATGAGGGACATGCAGTGTTGAcaagaatgtcatctctctctcttgctgagcagCGATCAGCATTGATTTCCGTGTTAGACGATGATTGGACTCGCACTCTGAGATATGGTCTCTCACTGGGTGATGGAGCAGACTTGAAGACTATATTGGATGCCATGGAGTTGCACTTGCGCAACCAAAGGAATGTCATCGTGGACCGACGCGACTTTCATACAAGAGTCCAGGAGTTGCACGAGACCTTCGATGATTTTTTGTGCGGCATTAAAGAGATTGCTTCTTTCTGTGATTTTTGTGAAACCTGCATGGACAGCAGATTACGAGACAGGATCGTCGTTGGAACCAGAGATGAAGAGGCTTTGAAACGTATGTTAGAAGAAAAGAAGCTCACTTTGCAGATGGCTATTGATATTTGCAGAGCATCGGAAAATGCAAATGCCAGTCGTGCTGTTATTCGGGGCAGTGAAAAGTATAATGTTTCAAGAGTGTCCCAATACAAGCAAGGTCAGAAGGCAGCCCATTTAAAGGAGCAATGCTTTAGGTGCGGAGGCGAGCGCCATCTTGATAAGATGGCATGCAAGGCTCTAAACAGGGACTGCAAACAATGTGGTAAGAAAGGCCACTTTGCAGTGGTGTGCAGGTCAAAGGGACAGCCACTGTCTTCTCAAAAGAAGAAAACGAATAATAAAAGCACGTTCAAGCCTTCAAAGCAAAATCTATATCGTGTCATAGGAGATGTTTACAGCAACTGTGCGTCATCACGTCCAACCCCTCAGATTTGCATCAGTACCACTCACCCCAAAGGATCAAGTTCGGTTATGTGGACACCTGACTCTGGAGCGGAGACAACTGTGATGGGACTTGGGAACGCTAAATCTCTTGGAATTCATGAGACTTCACTGGAGCCTATTGTTATGGGTGGTCTCATTGCAGCAGGTCGTCAACCTCTCACTAACATGGGTACTTTTGAGGCTTTTTTAATTTTGGGGAATCGTAGTACGACAACAGTTATATCAGTCGTCAAGGAAGTGAAAGGTGCACTTCTGAGCTGGTTTGATTGTATAGCGCTGGGAATATTACCAGAAAACTTTCCAGAGCAAATACAGCATGTTACATGTTCAGTGTCGAAACCGCATATAGCATCGAGAACCAGGAAGGTTTTGGAGCCACAAGTGATTTCTAATACACAGGATGTTGTGCAGTCTGCAAGTACCTGCAATTTGGTGTCTGTACCAATGGCATTGCCAAGATGGCCACACAACAGAGACCCTACAGAAGCAGAGCGTGCAGAACATGCAGCTTCCATCATTTCTGCTTATCCTCATGTATTTGATGCTTCAGCTACTCTAAGGGAAATGCAGAGAGGTCCTATGAGGATTCAGCTGTCAGCAGATGCACATCCTTTTGCAGTGACCGCACCACGCACCATTCCGTATTGTTGGAGATCGGATATTAAAGCTCAGCTAGATGACTTGCTTGCTAAGGATATCATTGGTGAGGTTGATTACCCCACCGAATGGTGTCATCCGATGGTCCCTATTGCAAAGAAGATGGGTGGTGTGCGGTTGTGTGTGGACCTTACAAGACTTAACCGCTATGTGCGCAGACCTACATATCCAGTTCGATCCCCGCATGATGCTATATCGTCAATGGATGCTGGAGCCAGGTGGTTCACTACTTTGGATGCGAAGATGGGATACTTCCAAATAAAGATTGCTGAAGAAGATCAGGATCTTACTtgcttcatcacaccttggggacgTTACAAATTCAAACGAGCTGTAATGGGGCTTGTATCATCTGACGATGAGTACAATCGTCAAGGAGATCAAGCTTTGGGAGATATTCCACGCACTGTcaaaattgttgatgatattttggtgtatgattctagttaccgtgaccacttagcccatgtgatcacacttgtgcaaaaatgtgacaaatttggagtgaccttaaatccagacaaaattttctttgctcaatCTAATGTTGAATTTTGTGGTTACAGAATAAATCATGAAGGTTATAGTGTGGATTCTCGGAAGGTGAGAGCCATAGCTGAATTTCCAAAGCCACAAAATATCACTGATCTCAGGTCATTCATGGGTTTAACCAATCAGCTTGGGAGCTTTTCTTCTGCGATTGCAGCAGCTGCACAGCCACTCAGGGACCTGCTTAAACCTCGGAATGAGGGGTGCTGGACCCCTCAGCATGACGTGGCCTTCAAGAAAACTAAAGAAGCACTCATAGCTCCTCCTGTTTTGGCTCATTTTGATGCATCTTTACCTACTATGCTTCAAACTGACGCATCCAAGTTGCAAGGTATGGGGTTTGTTTTGCTGCAACAGCATGGAGAGGCTTGGAAGCTCATCCAGTGTGGATCCAGGTTTTTAACGGATGCGGAAACTAGGTATGCCGTAATTGAGATTGAGATGGCTGCTGTACTTTGGGCAGTGAGGAAATGCAGTGTTTACTTGGCTGGTTTGCCTTATTTTGACCTGGTAGTAGACCATCGACAACTTGTTCCTATTCTCAATTCAAAACTTCTTGGAGAAATAGAAAATCCTCGACTGCAGCGTATGAGAATGAAACTCTGCAGATTTACTTTTGCTGCACGGTAG